From Macaca mulatta isolate MMU2019108-1 chromosome 1, T2T-MMU8v2.0, whole genome shotgun sequence, the proteins below share one genomic window:
- the ELK4 gene encoding ETS domain-containing protein Elk-4 yields MDSAITLWQFLLQLLQKPQNKHMICWTSNDGQFKLLQAEEVARLWGIRKNKPNMNYDKLSRALRYYYVKNIIKKVNGQKFVYKFVSYPEILNMDPMTVGRIEGDCESLNFSEVSSSSKDVENGGKEKPPQPGAKTSSRNDYIHSGLYSSFTLNSLNSSNVKLFKLIKTENPAEKLAEKKSPQEPTPSVIKFVTTPSKKPPVEPVVATISTSPSISPSSEETIQALETLVSPKLPSLEAPTSASNVTTVFATTPPISSIPPLQEPPRTPSPPLSSHPDIDTDIDSVASQPMELAENLSLEPKDQDSVLPEKDKANNSSRSKKPKGLELAPTLVITSSDPSPLGILSPSLPTASLTPAFFSQTPIILTPSPLLSSIHFWSTLSPVAPLSPARLQGANTLFQFPSVLNSHGPFTLSGLDGPSTPGPFSPDLQKT; encoded by the exons ATGGACAGTGCTATCACCCTGTGGCAGTTCCTTCTTCAGCTCCTGCAGAAGCCTCAGAACAAGCACATGATCTGTTGGACCTCTAATGATGGGCAGTTTAAGCTTTTGCAGGCAGAAGAGGTGGCTCGTCTCTGGGGGATTCGCAAGAACAAACCTAACATGAATTATGACAAACTCAGCCGAGCCCTCAGATACTATTATGTAAAG AATATCATCAAAAAAGTGAATGGTCAGAAGTTTGTGTACAAGTTTGTCTCTTATCCAGAGATTTTGAACATGGATCCTATGACAGTGGGCAGGATTGAAGGTGACTGTGAAAGTTTAAACTTCAGTGAAGTCAGCAGCAGTTCCAAAGATGTGGAGAATGGAGGGAAAGagaaaccacctcagcctggtGCCAAGACCTCTAGCCGCAATGACTACATACACTCTGGCTTATATTCTTCATTTACTCTCAACTCTTTGAACTCCTCCAATGTAAAGCTTTTCAAATTGATAAAGACTGAGAATCCAGCCGAGAAACTGGCAGAGAAAAAATCTCCTCAGGAGCCCACACCATCTGTCATCAAATTTGTCACGACACCTTCCAAAAAGCCACCGGTTGAACCTGTTGTTGCTACTATTTCAACCAGCCCAAGTATTTCTCCATCTTCAGAAGAAACTATCCAAGCATTGGAGACATTGGTTTCCCCAAAACTTCCTTCCCTGGAAGCCCCAACTTCTGCATCTAACGTAACAACTGTTTTTGCCACCACACCACCCATTTCGTCTATACCCCCTTTGCAGGAACCTCCCAGAACACCTTCACCACCACTGAGTTCTCACCCAGACATCGACACAGACATTGATTCAGTGGCTTCTCAGCCAATGGAACTTGCAGAGAACTTGTCACTGGAGCCTAAAGACCAGGATTCAGTCTTGCCAGAAAAGGACAAAGCAAATAATTCATCAAGATCCAAGAAACCCAAAGGGTTAGAACTGGCACCCACCCTTGTGATCACAAGCAGTGATCCAAGCCCACTGGGAATACTGAGCCCATCTCTCCCTACAGCTTCTCTTACACCAGCATTTTTTTCACAG ACACCCATCATACTGACTCCAAGCCCCTTGCTCTCCAGTATCCACTTTTGGAGTACTCTCAGTCCCGTTGCTCCCTTAAGTCCAGCCAGACTGCAAGGTGCTAACACACTTTTCCAG tttccttctgtACTGAACAGTCATGGGCCATTCACTCTGTCTGGGCTGGATGGACCTTCCACCCCTGGCCCATTTTCCCCAGACCTACAGAAGACATAA